One genomic region from Ornithinicoccus hortensis encodes:
- a CDS encoding ComF family protein: MPSAAPFASLTDLVDLVLPRECGGCGTVGERCCPACRAVLAGASPRPWRPDPCPDGFPRAWAGLPYEGPVRQLVVTWKDGGRRDLTPVLGHVLARCLAAAVAELLDVGLLTAGAGRVPGAPALLVVPAPSSRATTRQRGDRPLVQLCRVAARALPPGLTRLLPALRQGRAVADQAGLDQRARAVNLAGSMVLVPRTERRVAGAHCLLVDDVVTTGATLAEATRVLRGAGARTVVAVTVAATRRWSAS; the protein is encoded by the coding sequence ATGCCGTCAGCCGCGCCCTTCGCCTCCCTCACCGACCTGGTCGACCTCGTCCTGCCGCGGGAGTGTGGCGGGTGCGGGACCGTGGGGGAGCGGTGCTGCCCGGCCTGTCGGGCGGTGCTCGCGGGGGCCTCTCCGCGGCCGTGGCGGCCGGACCCGTGCCCGGACGGTTTCCCCCGGGCCTGGGCGGGGCTGCCCTACGAGGGACCCGTCCGGCAGTTGGTGGTGACCTGGAAGGACGGGGGGCGTCGCGACCTCACCCCGGTGCTGGGCCACGTCCTGGCCCGCTGCCTGGCGGCCGCGGTCGCCGAGCTGCTCGACGTCGGTCTCCTGACGGCCGGGGCGGGCCGGGTGCCCGGGGCACCCGCGTTGCTCGTCGTGCCGGCACCCTCCTCGAGGGCGACGACCCGGCAGCGCGGGGACCGGCCGCTCGTGCAGCTGTGCCGTGTCGCCGCACGTGCCCTGCCGCCCGGTCTCACGCGGCTCCTGCCGGCCCTGCGGCAGGGCCGGGCGGTGGCCGACCAGGCGGGTCTGGACCAGCGCGCCCGGGCCGTCAACCTCGCCGGATCCATGGTCCTGGTCCCCCGGACGGAGCGCCGCGTGGCCGGGGCGCACTGCCTGCTGGTCGACGACGTCGTGACCACCGGCGCCACCCTGGCCGAGGCGACACGGGTGCTGCGCGGCGCGGGTGCGCGCACGGTGGTGGCGGTCACCGTGGCCGCGACACGGCGCTGGTCAGCGTCCTGA
- the hpf gene encoding ribosome hibernation-promoting factor, HPF/YfiA family, with amino-acid sequence MEITVTGRKKTVTDRFRRHLEEKLEKIPQLAPRTSRVDVVLTHESNPRLTKTSERVEITCYVKRTVVRAEGAADEEYAALDLVMTKLTERLRRLGDKKRISHTGKHRLPSVAEATFGLTTEPLISEEPSANGAGRTAEEAVDEALGTEGNSPIELREKVHASEPMTVGQALNEMELVGHDFYLFEDVDSGHPSVVYRRRGWSYGVLRLDTGERNTQDEEGAAERVG; translated from the coding sequence ATGGAAATCACCGTGACCGGCCGCAAGAAGACCGTCACCGACCGCTTCCGCCGACACCTGGAGGAGAAGCTCGAAAAGATCCCGCAGCTGGCCCCGAGGACCAGCCGGGTCGACGTGGTTCTCACCCATGAGAGCAACCCGCGGCTGACCAAGACCAGTGAGCGGGTGGAGATCACCTGCTACGTCAAGCGCACCGTCGTCCGGGCGGAGGGCGCCGCGGACGAGGAGTACGCCGCACTCGACCTGGTCATGACCAAGCTCACCGAACGGCTGCGCCGGCTGGGGGACAAGAAGCGGATCAGCCATACCGGCAAGCACCGGCTCCCCTCCGTGGCCGAGGCCACCTTCGGTCTGACCACCGAGCCGCTGATCAGCGAGGAGCCGAGTGCCAACGGGGCCGGACGGACCGCGGAGGAGGCGGTGGACGAGGCCCTCGGGACCGAGGGGAACTCGCCGATCGAGCTGCGCGAGAAGGTCCATGCGTCCGAGCCGATGACGGTGGGCCAGGCGCTGAACGAGATGGAGCTCGTCGGGCACGACTTCTACCTGTTCGAGGACGTCGACAGCGGGCACCCGAGCGTGGTGTACCGGCGGCGCGGTTGGTCCTACGGCGTGCTGCGGTTGGACACCGGGGAGCGGAACACCCAGGACGAGGAGGGCGCGGCGGAACGGGTCGGCTGA
- a CDS encoding winged helix-turn-helix domain-containing protein, translated as MPPTLTLPQARRIALAAQGFADGRPAPWSASMRQVQRVIDRLQVVQIDSVNVVTRSQYLPFFARLGPYDTALLDRARDGAGPRSQAPRRLVEAWAHEASLIPPETWPYLGFRMQRASVDSWSRRVESEHPGVLGAVLDTVTRHGPITAREVDRWVEHDVPRTREHWGWNWSLVKQCLEHLFWAGRIVSAGRNSQFERRYALPSYLLPADIVARGPGEPGAPDQEESGLALMRRAVRAHGIGTEADLRDYFRLRQQMAAPALAELVRRGEVEQVQVRGWDRPAYLDPSARRPRAVRASALLSPFDSLVWERARTERLFGFRYRIEIYVPAPKRVHGYYVLPFLWNEQLVARVDLKADRAADRLWVRAVHLEPDAPRGSREALAEELALLADWLQLGRVEVT; from the coding sequence GTGCCCCCCACCCTGACCCTGCCCCAGGCCCGGCGGATCGCGCTGGCGGCCCAGGGCTTCGCCGACGGACGGCCCGCTCCCTGGTCGGCCTCGATGCGGCAGGTCCAGCGCGTGATCGACCGGCTGCAGGTCGTCCAGATCGACAGCGTCAACGTGGTCACCCGCAGCCAGTACCTCCCGTTCTTCGCCCGGCTCGGCCCCTACGACACGGCCCTGCTGGACCGGGCCCGCGACGGTGCCGGCCCGCGGTCCCAGGCCCCTCGGCGCCTGGTCGAGGCCTGGGCGCACGAGGCGAGCCTGATCCCGCCGGAGACCTGGCCCTACCTGGGGTTCCGGATGCAGCGGGCCTCGGTGGACTCCTGGTCCCGCCGGGTCGAGTCAGAGCACCCGGGTGTGCTCGGCGCCGTCCTGGACACGGTGACCCGGCACGGACCGATCACCGCGCGGGAGGTCGACCGGTGGGTCGAGCACGACGTGCCACGCACCCGGGAGCACTGGGGCTGGAACTGGTCGCTGGTCAAGCAGTGCCTGGAGCACCTGTTCTGGGCCGGCCGGATCGTCAGCGCCGGGCGCAACAGCCAGTTCGAGCGGCGGTATGCGCTGCCCTCCTACCTGTTGCCGGCCGACATCGTGGCCAGGGGGCCGGGGGAGCCCGGGGCCCCCGACCAGGAGGAGTCCGGCCTGGCCCTGATGCGGCGCGCCGTCCGGGCCCACGGCATCGGCACCGAGGCGGACCTGCGGGACTACTTCCGGCTCCGGCAGCAGATGGCCGCCCCGGCCCTGGCCGAGCTGGTCCGGCGGGGAGAGGTCGAGCAGGTGCAGGTGCGCGGCTGGGACCGACCCGCCTACCTGGACCCGTCCGCCCGGCGTCCCCGCGCGGTCCGCGCCAGCGCGCTGCTCAGCCCGTTCGACTCCCTGGTCTGGGAGCGGGCCCGCACCGAACGGCTCTTCGGCTTCCGCTACCGGATCGAGATCTACGTCCCCGCGCCCAAGCGGGTGCACGGCTACTACGTGCTGCCGTTCCTGTGGAACGAGCAGTTGGTCGCCCGGGTGGACCTCAAGGCCGACCGCGCCGCCGACCGGTTGTGGGTGCGGGCCGTGCACCTGGAGCCGGACGCGCCCCGGGGCTCGCGGGAGGCCCTGGCCGAGGAGCTGGCGCTGCTGGCGGACTGGCTGCAACTGGGCCGGGTCGAGGTCACCTGA
- a CDS encoding ExeM/NucH family extracellular endonuclease, whose translation MTRRAATRRTAVLGASSLVLTGLLGTALPATATPTPSAPVAPQAEGLIISEYIEGSGFNKALEIYNGSAAEVDLADYVIQGYQNGSAQVSYTRYPEGTLQPGEVHVVAHADWALGDDLVDQTLDLQFNGDDAVVLATAGEDGVVVDSIGQVGVDPGTRWGTPPETTMDATLVRNPDVCAGDVVPDDAFDPATEWTGLPTNDVSDLGHHTAECGPAGPVDVVLNEFSVSTVGADLEFLEVYGEADTDYSDLTILEVEGDADSSSRGTVVSQHAVGSTDADGFWSEDLPVNTIQNGTLTLLLVSGYTGEAVLDADQDGEIDAPAWDELLDSVAVNGSATGDLVYSETVLAVEYDGADFAPGGASRIPDGTDTDTTADWVRNDYDLAGFPGFDGPPVDGQAWNTPGAPNEVYHAEEPPPGGACGEPATAVGAVQGEDDSTPLDGQQVDIEGTVVGDFQTGGFQGFYVQDGGDDNPATSDGIFVYAPGGTDVAMGDSVRVSGTAGENFGMTQVSAGTITVCATGGELPEPTVLELPIEDHEPYEGMYVTFPQDLAILEYFNYGRFGEIAIGTDRQYQPTATYEPGSPEAVALAEANLANRITLDDGRSTQNPDPAIHPNGEEFTLDNLFRGGDLVTGATGVLDYRFDLWRIQPTQGAEFTVANPRPTLPDVGGDLTVASFNVLNYFTTLNDRGANTPEEFERQEAKIVAALAEMDADVVGLIEIENNDDVALETLTQALNDEVGAGTYEFVATGKVGTDAITTAFIYQPDSVTPVGDFATLTTEDDPRFLDDFNRPTLAQTFQDNATGESVVVAVNHLKSKGSDCLAVGDPEDPDGQGNCNGVRTDAAEAMADWLAGDPTGTGVAETLIIGDLNSYDKEDPIVALESAGFTDLLLEHSGEDAYSYVFDGQLGYLDHALANEALAGKVADTTVWTINADEASLIDYDMTFKLPPQQELFAPDPFRSSDHDPVLIGLSLAQDPEPVVVDRIRGADRYETSAEIVGSYGDVDTLVLASGQAFPDALSGGAPAIRDDQPVLLTRTDWLEQSTADALTAAAPERIIVLGGGSAVSDTVVEEVEALTGAQITRVSGPDRYATAAEVAAQLFDAADVDTVYVASGQDYADALAGAPLAGRDGYPILLVRETEAPDSTQEALEGLSPERIVVLGGTNRISDTVLEQLAPYANSVERLSGPTRYETAALIAAEFEPTGAEFVASGLAFPDALSGAALVGHLGGPLLLTNPAELPGATADALVEREPGSVTLFGGTAAISTAVEEAIAALFE comes from the coding sequence ATGACACGACGTGCCGCCACCCGGCGCACGGCGGTCCTCGGCGCCTCGTCCCTGGTCCTCACCGGACTCCTCGGGACGGCGCTGCCCGCGACCGCCACACCCACCCCGTCAGCCCCGGTGGCCCCCCAGGCCGAGGGGCTGATCATCAGCGAGTACATCGAGGGGTCCGGCTTCAACAAGGCCCTGGAGATCTACAACGGCAGCGCCGCGGAGGTGGACCTGGCCGACTACGTCATCCAGGGTTACCAGAACGGGAGTGCCCAGGTCAGCTACACGCGCTACCCCGAGGGGACGCTGCAGCCGGGCGAGGTGCACGTGGTCGCGCACGCCGATTGGGCACTCGGCGACGACCTCGTGGACCAGACGCTGGACCTGCAGTTCAACGGGGACGACGCGGTCGTGCTGGCCACGGCGGGTGAGGACGGCGTGGTCGTCGACTCCATCGGGCAGGTGGGGGTGGATCCCGGGACCCGCTGGGGCACCCCACCGGAGACGACGATGGACGCGACCCTGGTGCGCAACCCCGACGTCTGCGCCGGTGACGTGGTCCCGGACGACGCCTTCGACCCGGCGACCGAGTGGACCGGCCTGCCGACGAACGACGTCAGCGACCTGGGGCACCACACCGCCGAGTGTGGTCCGGCGGGTCCGGTCGACGTCGTGCTCAACGAGTTCTCCGTCAGCACCGTCGGGGCAGACCTGGAGTTCCTCGAGGTGTACGGCGAGGCCGACACCGACTACTCCGACCTGACCATCCTCGAGGTCGAGGGCGATGCCGACTCCTCCTCGCGCGGGACCGTGGTGAGCCAGCACGCCGTCGGCAGTACCGACGCGGACGGGTTCTGGTCCGAGGACCTGCCGGTCAACACGATCCAGAACGGCACGCTGACCCTCTTGCTGGTCTCCGGCTACACCGGCGAGGCCGTGCTGGACGCGGACCAGGACGGGGAGATCGACGCCCCCGCCTGGGACGAGCTGCTCGACTCCGTGGCGGTCAACGGCAGCGCCACCGGCGACCTCGTCTACTCCGAGACGGTCCTGGCCGTGGAGTACGACGGCGCGGACTTCGCCCCCGGGGGTGCCTCGCGGATCCCGGACGGCACGGACACCGACACCACCGCCGACTGGGTGCGCAACGACTACGACCTGGCCGGCTTCCCCGGCTTCGACGGTCCGCCGGTCGACGGGCAGGCCTGGAACACCCCCGGTGCGCCCAACGAGGTCTACCACGCCGAGGAGCCGCCCCCCGGCGGCGCCTGCGGTGAACCCGCGACGGCGGTCGGCGCCGTCCAGGGTGAGGACGACTCGACCCCGCTGGACGGCCAACAGGTCGACATCGAGGGCACCGTCGTCGGTGACTTCCAGACCGGCGGCTTCCAGGGCTTCTACGTGCAGGACGGCGGCGACGACAACCCCGCCACCTCCGACGGCATCTTCGTGTACGCCCCCGGCGGCACGGACGTGGCGATGGGCGACTCCGTCCGGGTGTCCGGCACCGCGGGCGAGAACTTCGGGATGACCCAGGTCAGCGCGGGCACCATCACGGTGTGCGCGACCGGTGGCGAGCTGCCCGAGCCGACCGTGCTCGAGCTGCCGATCGAGGACCACGAGCCCTACGAGGGGATGTACGTCACGTTCCCCCAGGACCTGGCCATCCTGGAGTACTTCAACTACGGACGGTTCGGTGAGATCGCGATCGGCACCGACCGGCAGTACCAGCCGACCGCCACCTACGAGCCGGGTTCGCCGGAGGCCGTGGCGCTCGCGGAGGCCAACCTGGCCAACCGGATCACCCTGGACGACGGCCGCAGCACGCAGAACCCGGACCCGGCCATCCACCCGAACGGCGAGGAGTTCACCCTCGACAACCTGTTCCGTGGCGGGGACCTGGTCACCGGTGCCACCGGCGTCCTGGACTACCGGTTCGACCTGTGGCGGATCCAGCCCACCCAGGGCGCGGAGTTCACCGTGGCCAACCCGCGGCCGACCCTGCCGGACGTCGGGGGCGACCTCACCGTGGCCTCGTTCAACGTGCTGAACTACTTCACCACGTTGAACGACCGTGGGGCGAACACCCCGGAGGAGTTCGAGCGCCAGGAGGCCAAGATCGTGGCCGCCCTGGCGGAGATGGACGCCGACGTGGTCGGTCTCATCGAGATCGAGAACAACGACGACGTGGCGCTGGAGACGCTCACCCAGGCGCTGAACGACGAGGTGGGAGCGGGCACCTACGAGTTCGTGGCGACCGGCAAGGTCGGCACCGACGCGATCACCACGGCGTTCATCTACCAGCCCGATTCGGTGACCCCCGTCGGGGACTTCGCGACGCTGACCACCGAGGACGACCCGCGCTTCCTGGACGACTTCAACCGTCCCACGCTGGCGCAGACCTTCCAGGACAACGCGACCGGTGAGTCCGTCGTGGTCGCCGTGAACCACCTGAAGTCCAAGGGCTCGGACTGCCTGGCGGTCGGGGACCCGGAGGACCCGGACGGTCAGGGCAACTGCAACGGGGTGCGCACCGACGCGGCCGAGGCGATGGCGGACTGGCTGGCCGGGGACCCGACCGGGACCGGTGTCGCCGAGACGCTGATCATCGGTGACCTGAACTCCTACGACAAGGAGGACCCGATCGTGGCCCTCGAGTCGGCCGGGTTCACCGACCTGCTGCTCGAGCACTCGGGTGAGGACGCCTACTCCTACGTCTTCGACGGCCAGCTGGGCTACCTGGACCACGCGTTGGCCAACGAGGCGCTGGCCGGCAAGGTCGCCGACACCACGGTGTGGACGATCAACGCCGACGAGGCCAGCCTCATCGACTACGACATGACGTTCAAGCTGCCCCCGCAGCAGGAACTGTTCGCCCCGGACCCGTTCCGGTCCAGCGACCACGACCCGGTCCTGATCGGGCTGTCCCTGGCGCAGGACCCGGAGCCGGTCGTCGTGGACCGGATCCGCGGCGCCGACCGCTACGAGACCTCGGCCGAGATCGTCGGGAGCTACGGCGACGTGGACACCCTGGTCCTGGCCAGCGGCCAGGCGTTCCCGGACGCGCTGTCCGGTGGTGCCCCGGCCATCCGCGACGACCAGCCGGTCCTGCTCACCCGGACCGACTGGCTGGAGCAGTCGACCGCCGACGCGCTGACCGCGGCGGCGCCGGAGCGGATCATCGTGCTGGGCGGCGGCAGTGCCGTGTCGGACACCGTGGTGGAGGAGGTCGAGGCGCTGACCGGCGCGCAGATCACCCGGGTCAGCGGCCCGGACCGCTACGCCACGGCGGCGGAGGTGGCCGCGCAGCTGTTCGACGCGGCCGACGTCGACACCGTCTACGTCGCCTCGGGCCAGGACTACGCCGATGCGCTTGCCGGTGCCCCGCTGGCGGGACGGGACGGTTACCCGATCCTGCTGGTGCGGGAGACCGAGGCGCCGGACTCCACGCAGGAGGCGCTGGAGGGCCTGTCCCCGGAGCGGATCGTGGTGCTCGGCGGGACGAACCGGATCTCGGACACGGTCCTGGAGCAGCTGGCACCCTACGCCAACAGCGTCGAGCGCCTGTCCGGACCGACCCGGTACGAAACCGCCGCCCTGATCGCCGCGGAGTTCGAGCCCACCGGCGCCGAGTTCGTCGCCTCGGGCCTGGCCTTCCCGGACGCGCTGTCCGGTGCGGCCCTGGTGGGTCACCTGGGCGGGCCGCTGCTGCTCACCAACCCGGCTGAGCTGCCGGGCGCGACGGCGGACGCCCTGGTCGAGCGGGAGCCCGGCTCGGTCACCCTCTTCGGTGGGACCGCAGCCATCTCGACCGCGGTCGAGGAGGCGATCGCCGCGCTCTTCGAGTAG
- a CDS encoding tripartite tricarboxylate transporter permease has protein sequence MDALNSLLSGLAGALTPEHLMYVFIGVLIGTVVGVLPGLGPITSIALLIPFSFQLPPTAGLIMLCGVYYGAMYGGSITSILIRTPGEVASAVTALEGYEMAKRGKAGPALATAAVGSFIGGSLAVLGLVFLSPVLVDVSTSFGAAEYAVLLVGALALTTSLMTGSRIKALISVLFGMCVGIIGLDPQDSVQRWTFGQIELSDGIDIALLAMALFAIPEALRHLSVGERRAPSALNVQRAWMDKEDLRRSSAPYARGTVVGFIAGVMPGLGPTLGSFASYALERRVAKPERRKVFGRGAIEGVAGPETANNAGVGGAMVPMLALAIPGSATTALLLFVFQMYGLQPGPQLFQNDGDLVWTIIASMLVGNAMLLVLNLPMVRVFVKLLKVPPPLLYGGVVAFVMLGAYALTFSLFSLLTLVVIGLIGFVMQEHDFPLTPAILAAVLLPLLELNLRRSLLIANGDWTVFFTRPISLTILVLIVLGVVVPPLLQWRRNSRAAAAADSPAEDVRTGD, from the coding sequence ATGGACGCACTGAACTCCCTGTTGTCCGGACTGGCCGGTGCCCTCACCCCGGAGCACCTCATGTACGTCTTCATCGGCGTGCTGATCGGCACCGTCGTCGGGGTGCTGCCGGGGCTGGGCCCGATCACCTCGATCGCGCTGCTCATCCCGTTCTCCTTCCAGCTCCCGCCCACCGCGGGCCTGATCATGCTGTGCGGCGTCTACTACGGCGCGATGTACGGCGGGTCGATCACCTCGATCCTGATCCGGACCCCCGGCGAGGTCGCCTCCGCGGTGACCGCCCTCGAGGGCTACGAGATGGCCAAACGGGGCAAGGCGGGGCCCGCCCTGGCCACCGCCGCGGTCGGGTCCTTCATCGGTGGGTCGCTGGCCGTGCTGGGGCTGGTCTTCCTGTCCCCGGTCCTGGTCGACGTGTCGACCTCGTTCGGCGCGGCGGAGTATGCCGTGCTGCTGGTGGGTGCGCTCGCGCTCACCACCTCGCTGATGACCGGGTCCCGGATCAAGGCGCTGATCTCGGTGCTCTTCGGGATGTGCGTGGGCATCATCGGCTTGGACCCCCAGGACTCGGTGCAGCGCTGGACCTTCGGCCAGATCGAGCTCTCCGACGGCATCGACATCGCGCTGCTGGCGATGGCCCTGTTCGCGATCCCGGAGGCGCTGCGGCACCTGTCGGTCGGGGAGCGCAGGGCGCCCTCCGCCCTCAACGTGCAGCGGGCCTGGATGGACAAGGAGGACCTCAGGCGGTCCTCGGCGCCGTATGCCCGGGGCACCGTCGTCGGCTTTATCGCCGGCGTGATGCCGGGGCTCGGCCCGACCCTGGGCTCGTTCGCCTCGTATGCCCTGGAGCGGCGGGTCGCCAAGCCGGAGCGCCGCAAGGTGTTCGGCCGGGGCGCCATCGAGGGCGTCGCCGGACCGGAGACCGCGAACAACGCGGGCGTCGGTGGCGCGATGGTGCCGATGCTGGCGCTGGCCATCCCCGGGTCGGCCACCACGGCGCTGCTGCTGTTCGTCTTCCAGATGTACGGCCTGCAGCCGGGTCCGCAGCTGTTCCAGAACGACGGCGACCTGGTGTGGACCATCATCGCCTCGATGTTGGTCGGCAACGCCATGCTGCTGGTGCTGAACCTGCCGATGGTCCGGGTCTTCGTGAAGCTGCTCAAGGTGCCGCCGCCGCTGTTGTACGGCGGGGTCGTGGCGTTCGTCATGCTGGGCGCCTACGCGCTGACCTTCAGCCTGTTCTCGCTGCTCACGCTGGTCGTGATCGGTCTGATCGGGTTCGTCATGCAGGAGCACGACTTCCCGCTGACGCCGGCCATCCTGGCGGCGGTGCTGCTCCCCCTGTTGGAGCTGAACCTGCGCCGCTCCCTGCTGATCGCCAACGGTGACTGGACGGTCTTCTTCACCCGACCGATCTCGCTGACCATCCTGGTGCTGATCGTGCTGGGCGTGGTGGTGCCCCCGCTGCTCCAGTGGCGCCGGAACTCCCGGGCCGCCGCCGCGGCCGACAGCCCGGCCGAGGACGTGCGCACCGGCGACTGA
- a CDS encoding tripartite tricarboxylate transporter TctB family protein — protein sequence MTSAHPEQDAPVGPPRSGRSDVIAGLVVAAAGAVLLVAALNIGDAVRPAPGIGPGTLPTFLAAALVLSGLALSIVGLRKRPVQGIEAEVLDTDDAELFEDLVFPEEPPIPWGKLAVHVALFIGYALVFIPLGYILSTALYLTTAVTLIDPARWKRNLIYAVLFGVIVYFGFTELLSVRLPAGVLG from the coding sequence GTGACCTCCGCCCACCCCGAGCAGGACGCCCCGGTCGGCCCGCCACGATCCGGCCGGAGCGACGTCATCGCCGGTCTCGTCGTGGCGGCGGCCGGGGCGGTCCTGCTGGTGGCCGCCCTGAACATCGGGGACGCGGTCCGGCCGGCCCCCGGCATCGGGCCCGGCACCCTGCCCACCTTCCTGGCCGCCGCCCTGGTGCTCTCCGGCCTCGCGCTTAGCATCGTCGGCCTGCGCAAGCGGCCGGTGCAGGGCATCGAGGCGGAGGTGTTGGACACCGACGACGCCGAGCTGTTCGAGGACCTGGTCTTCCCCGAGGAGCCACCGATCCCGTGGGGCAAGCTGGCGGTGCACGTGGCCCTGTTCATCGGCTACGCCCTCGTCTTCATCCCGCTGGGTTACATCCTGTCCACCGCGCTCTACCTGACGACCGCGGTGACCCTCATCGACCCGGCCCGCTGGAAGCGCAACCTGATCTACGCGGTCCTGTTCGGGGTCATCGTCTACTTCGGGTTCACCGAGCTGCTGAGCGTCCGGCTTCCCGCCGGCGTGCTCGGCTGA
- a CDS encoding Bug family tripartite tricarboxylate transporter substrate binding protein — protein MKKTPFLAGALALGLTLTACSDDGGGGGGEGDGADYPSGPVNMSVGADPGSGFDLTMRTLVEVLQKEELVEVPMPIENRPGAASAVWTAQMVEQHAGADDQVSVTSLVLMTNNARGQSDYNYEDVTMIARLLSEYFVVVVSADTDYQDLESVLNAIVEDPGAVPVGAASDDQLPFALLVNEAGGDASQINFVAYEGGGEQSNALLSGDIQVAIAGTSEFLPLIESGELRALTVIGDDRLEGLPDVPTAQEEGYDVTISNWRGIYGPPDMPDYAVEYWEGVLAEAVETPSWADAAEKNQWVTTFMTGDELDTYLKDTNDQVTQAFEEIGSQ, from the coding sequence ATGAAGAAGACGCCTTTCCTTGCCGGTGCACTCGCCCTCGGCCTGACCCTGACCGCCTGCTCCGACGACGGCGGCGGAGGTGGCGGCGAGGGCGACGGCGCGGACTACCCCAGCGGTCCGGTCAACATGTCCGTCGGCGCCGACCCCGGCAGCGGGTTCGACCTCACCATGCGCACCCTGGTGGAGGTCCTCCAGAAGGAGGAGCTGGTCGAGGTCCCGATGCCGATCGAGAACCGCCCCGGTGCCGCCTCCGCGGTCTGGACCGCCCAGATGGTGGAACAGCACGCCGGCGCGGACGACCAGGTGTCGGTCACCTCGTTGGTGCTGATGACCAACAACGCCCGGGGCCAGTCCGACTACAACTACGAGGACGTCACGATGATCGCCCGGCTGCTGTCGGAGTACTTCGTGGTCGTCGTCAGTGCCGACACCGACTACCAGGACCTGGAGTCGGTCCTCAACGCCATCGTCGAGGACCCGGGCGCCGTCCCGGTCGGCGCGGCCTCCGACGACCAGCTGCCCTTCGCCCTCCTGGTCAACGAGGCCGGCGGGGACGCCTCGCAGATCAACTTCGTCGCCTACGAGGGCGGCGGGGAGCAGAGCAACGCCCTGCTCTCCGGTGACATCCAGGTCGCCATCGCCGGCACCAGCGAGTTCCTCCCGCTCATCGAGTCCGGCGAGCTCCGCGCGCTGACCGTGATCGGTGACGACCGGCTCGAAGGGCTCCCGGACGTGCCCACCGCCCAGGAGGAGGGGTACGACGTGACCATCTCCAACTGGCGCGGCATCTACGGCCCGCCGGACATGCCCGACTACGCCGTGGAGTACTGGGAGGGTGTCCTGGCCGAGGCCGTCGAGACCCCGTCCTGGGCGGACGCCGCGGAGAAGAACCAGTGGGTGACCACCTTCATGACCGGCGACGAGCTCGACACCTACCTGAAGGACACCAACGACCAGGTCACCCAGGCCTTCGAAGAGATCGGCTCCCAGTGA
- a CDS encoding RraA family protein: MTDERLTEVVTRFLALEDLTAAAADALEANGLPAPVVPAHVLAPLAHGMRVCGPARTLRYEREDEPAESLRAAGTAPRMGHAELRAACRPGDVVVIDCGGTHDLAVIGGRSGSALHAAGVAGVLVDGSVRDLDELGGTGIPVWSRGRTPRSALHRLRSVATDVPVSLAGVPVAPGDLVLADGSGTVVVPRDRAGEVLATAEALVAHENSGGGRY; encoded by the coding sequence ATGACCGACGAGCGACTCACCGAGGTCGTCACGCGCTTCCTGGCCCTCGAGGACCTCACGGCCGCCGCTGCCGACGCGCTGGAGGCGAACGGTCTGCCCGCTCCGGTGGTGCCCGCCCACGTGCTCGCGCCCCTCGCCCACGGTATGCGGGTGTGCGGCCCCGCGCGGACGCTGCGCTACGAGCGCGAGGACGAACCGGCCGAGTCGCTGCGCGCGGCGGGCACCGCGCCCCGGATGGGACACGCCGAGCTGCGGGCGGCCTGCCGCCCCGGTGACGTCGTGGTCATCGACTGCGGGGGCACCCACGACCTGGCCGTGATCGGGGGCCGCTCCGGGTCCGCCCTGCACGCCGCCGGTGTCGCGGGCGTCCTGGTGGACGGTTCGGTCCGGGACCTGGACGAGCTCGGCGGCACCGGGATCCCGGTGTGGAGCCGCGGACGCACCCCGCGCTCGGCGCTGCACCGTCTGCGCAGCGTGGCCACCGACGTCCCCGTCTCGCTGGCGGGGGTCCCCGTCGCGCCCGGCGACCTCGTCCTCGCCGACGGCTCGGGGACCGTCGTCGTGCCGCGGGACCGGGCCGGGGAGGTCCTGGCCACCGCCGAAGCGCTCGTCGCCCACGAGAACTCGGGGGGTGGTCGGTACTGA